The Bacillus cereus group sp. RP43 genome window below encodes:
- a CDS encoding binary toxin-like calcium binding domain-containing protein has product MKLKSIFKCLTITAILSQIAVSPVTSFAENSNGKKADNKRNVEEKNNIQGLVGYYFKDAQFQDLTSIKVGEQSDKLIDKARVIKNNQTIHSVRWMGRVTPSQTGEYTFSTSSDQHIILQINEENIIDQSEMKKTIKLEKDKVYELKIEYRNTKDTLPDLQLFWSIDGKVKEPIPSQNILLPNFSEKENLPNNKKDMLLLPNFNLFDNRSHSSKLIDTDKDGIPDEWEEQGYTFKNQQIVKWEDSYLAQGYKKYVSNPYKARTVADPYTDFEKVSGHMPEATKDEAKDPLVAAYPAIGVGMENLLFSKNENVTEGASGTKSKSVTDTNTNTNSVEVGGEVGGTLNPFALASFKVSTKYSHSWTNSTAIQNSESDSWSKQIGINTAESAFLNANVRYYNAGTAPIYELRPTSNFVFQNSGTSIATITAGSNQIGNSLGPSDTYPKREQAPISLDKANEAGTVKIAINGEQLNAIQSHSEKLNLETTQNKGQYGILDDTGKLITDASKQWDPIRTNIDAVSGSLILDTGTSKENLERRVAAKNENDPEDKTPEITIGEAIKKAFNAKEKDGQLYYTERTGKKIYIDESSVNLIGDKKTQKEIEKQLEQMQDKKVYKTKWKRGMNITLRLPVAYYDFEANGNTNWYSTYQENGGYTGKKHGMIGQNGNGHAQKNLELQPYTSYTARAYVKTTSPTGKNNVVFYADSTKNGDGNGARQNVTIEGDKWQVIEFSFNTGGHPEYFQKLGLKNTGNTNLQFDDVSVTEWRQVLGGNLIKNGNFDEGKNYWKTTNGDFLFEIKDGYLIGNNHRVVKNEKFKVKPNTKYKLEYDLRANPGFISKPNISLIGIGTGYNTQFEDTATLSNDWKTYSFDFTTKKNINYIYFEIYDTQSGGYYNLDNVKFREVCL; this is encoded by the coding sequence ATGAAATTAAAAAGTATATTTAAATGTCTTACAATTACAGCAATACTATCTCAAATTGCTGTATCTCCTGTAACATCATTTGCCGAAAATAGTAATGGGAAGAAAGCTGATAACAAAAGAAATGTAGAAGAAAAAAATAATATACAAGGACTAGTAGGATATTATTTTAAAGACGCACAATTTCAGGACTTAACTTCTATTAAAGTTGGTGAACAGAGTGATAAATTAATAGACAAGGCGAGAGTAATAAAAAATAATCAAACCATCCACTCTGTAAGATGGATGGGAAGAGTGACTCCATCTCAAACAGGAGAATATACCTTTTCTACATCATCTGATCAACATATCATCTTGCAAATTAATGAGGAAAATATTATTGATCAGTCTGAGATGAAAAAAACTATTAAATTAGAAAAAGATAAAGTATATGAATTAAAGATTGAGTACCGAAATACAAAGGATACTTTACCTGATTTACAATTATTCTGGTCAATAGATGGTAAAGTAAAAGAGCCAATTCCTTCACAAAATATCTTATTGCCTAATTTCTCTGAAAAGGAAAATCTACCTAATAATAAAAAAGATATGTTATTATTACCAAACTTTAATCTTTTTGATAATAGATCACATTCCTCAAAATTAATAGATACTGATAAAGATGGAATTCCTGATGAATGGGAAGAACAGGGTTATACATTTAAAAATCAACAAATTGTAAAATGGGAAGATTCTTATCTTGCACAAGGGTACAAAAAATATGTATCTAATCCATATAAAGCCCGAACTGTTGCTGATCCATATACAGATTTTGAAAAGGTATCGGGGCATATGCCAGAAGCAACAAAAGATGAAGCCAAAGATCCTTTAGTTGCTGCTTATCCAGCCATAGGAGTAGGAATGGAGAATTTATTATTTTCTAAGAATGAAAATGTTACAGAAGGTGCCTCTGGTACTAAATCAAAAAGTGTAACAGATACAAACACTAATACAAATTCTGTTGAGGTTGGTGGAGAAGTAGGAGGAACACTTAATCCATTTGCCCTTGCTTCTTTTAAAGTGTCTACAAAATATTCTCATTCTTGGACCAATAGTACAGCAATTCAAAATTCCGAGAGTGATTCTTGGTCAAAACAAATTGGAATTAACACTGCAGAATCTGCATTTTTAAACGCAAATGTTCGCTATTATAATGCTGGAACGGCACCTATTTATGAATTACGTCCTACATCAAATTTTGTATTTCAAAATTCAGGTACTTCAATTGCAACGATAACTGCTGGATCGAATCAAATTGGAAATAGTTTAGGACCTAGTGATACATATCCGAAAAGGGAGCAAGCACCTATTTCCTTAGATAAAGCAAACGAAGCAGGTACAGTTAAAATTGCAATAAATGGTGAACAATTAAATGCAATTCAAAGTCATAGTGAAAAATTAAATTTAGAAACGACACAAAATAAAGGGCAATATGGAATTTTAGATGACACAGGTAAGTTAATAACAGACGCATCTAAACAGTGGGATCCGATTCGAACAAATATTGATGCTGTTTCCGGTTCCTTAATACTAGATACTGGTACTAGTAAAGAGAATTTAGAGCGGAGAGTTGCTGCGAAAAATGAAAATGACCCAGAGGACAAAACACCTGAAATTACTATAGGAGAAGCAATTAAAAAAGCTTTTAATGCAAAAGAAAAAGATGGGCAATTATACTATACAGAACGTACTGGAAAAAAAATATATATTGACGAATCTTCAGTGAATCTTATTGGAGATAAAAAAACACAAAAAGAAATTGAAAAACAACTTGAACAAATGCAAGATAAAAAGGTATATAAAACTAAATGGAAAAGAGGTATGAATATTACTCTCCGTCTTCCAGTTGCTTATTATGACTTTGAAGCAAACGGAAACACAAATTGGTATTCTACTTATCAAGAAAATGGAGGGTATACAGGCAAGAAACATGGAATGATTGGTCAAAATGGAAATGGACATGCACAAAAAAATCTTGAATTACAACCATATACATCCTATACAGCTCGAGCATATGTAAAAACGACTTCTCCTACAGGTAAGAACAATGTAGTGTTTTATGCAGATAGCACTAAAAATGGAGATGGAAACGGTGCGAGACAGAATGTGACTATTGAGGGAGATAAGTGGCAGGTAATTGAATTTTCATTTAATACTGGTGGCCATCCGGAATATTTCCAAAAATTAGGTTTAAAAAATACAGGAAATACAAATTTACAATTTGATGATGTTTCAGTAACGGAATGGAGACAAGTTCTTGGAGGAAACCTCATTAAAAATGGTAATTTTGATGAAGGGAAAAATTATTGGAAAACTACTAATGGTGATTTTCTTTTTGAGATTAAAGATGGCTATTTAATAGGTAATAATCATAGGGTTGTAAAGAATGAGAAGTTTAAAGTAAAGCCCAATACAAAATATAAACTAGAATATGATCTTAGAGCAAATCCTGGATTTATATCTAAACCAAACATATCACTTATTGGAATTGGAACTGGATACAACACACAATTTGAAGATACAGCAACTTTGTCTAATGACTGGAAAACGTATAGCTTTGATTTTACTACTAAAAAAAATATAAATTATATTTACTTTGAAATTTATGATACTCAATCAGGTGGCTACTATAACTTAGATAATGTGAAGTTTAGAGAAGTTTGTTTGTAA